The Anopheles coluzzii chromosome 2, AcolN3, whole genome shotgun sequence genome window below encodes:
- the LOC120952692 gene encoding U6 snRNA phosphodiesterase 1, with protein sequence MENEKLKKTTANVSSLPSPALCIPGTTDDTEPDEQQDLSKHQGRTRSFPHERGIWASYVFIDYGDSDGWLEMQNECKTLLNDATTTLEFNPIDRMHLSLTKTFTIRHHNINPFVSNLREQLAGRRRFRLEFSGVQVYVNEERTRTFLGVRVADESYGALNTLVTSLDECLREYKLPLYYTDRAFHVSILWCLGDREAEVRKELPALTAVFERVYEEEYCDISQQVKTLWFKCGNKSFHFDLI encoded by the exons ATGGAGAACGAAAAGCTGAAGAAAACTACCGCGAACGTCTCATCGTTACCCTCGCCAGCACTTTGCATCCCGGGCACCACTGACGACACGGAACCGGATGAGCAACAGGACCTCAGCAAACACCAGGGACGAACACGTTCCTTTCCCCACGAGCGTGGCATCTGGGCCAGTTACGTCTTCATAGACT ATGGCGACTCGGACGGTTGGCTTGAAATGCAAAACGAGTGCAAAACCCTGCTCAACGATGCTACCACCACGCTGGAATTCAATCCAATCGACCGGATGCATCTGAGTCTCACGAAAACCTTCACCATCCGGCACCACAACATCAACCCGTTCGTGTCGAATCTGCGGGAGCAACTGGCAGGTCGGCGCCGCTTTCGGCTCGAGTTTTCCGGCGTACAGGTGTACGTGAACGAGGAACGCACCCGCACATTCCTCGGCGTACGTGTGGCCGACGAATCGTACGGAGCGCTCAACACGCTCGTCACCAGCCTGGATGAGTGTTTGCGCGAATACAAGCTGCCGCTGTATTACACCGATCGGGCATTTCACGTCAGCATTCTGTGGTGTTTGGGTGATCGAGAAGCGGAAGTGCGGAAAGAGCTGCCCGCGCTCACGGCCGTGTTCGAACGGGTGTACGAGGAGGAGTATTGTGATATTAGCCAGCAAGTGAAAACACTATGGTTCAAATGTGGGaataaatcatttcatttcgatCTTATTTAA
- the LOC120952690 gene encoding protein Notchless: MEVEENEPTTRTVQARFVSDVGEEAGPPLALPINVTKEQLELICNALLKNEQQTPYLFFVNDDEIKESVEQTVDSKRLNAEDVLDIVYQPQAVFRVRAVSRCTSTMPGHAEAVVSLAFSPNSIHLASGSGDKTLRLWDLNTETPHYTCTGHRQWVMCVAWAPDSLKVASACKAGEIRIWSPDTGKQLGRPLVGHKKWISCLSWEPYHRNAECRYLASAGNDNDARIWDVVLGTCVKVIAGHTAAVTAVRWGGSGLLYTSSRDRTVKMWRAEDGVLCKTFTGHAHWVNNLALNTDYVLRTGPFHPVMDKFKMYGDGADKDALKQLALERYEQVCPDGVESFVSCSDDFTLYLWRANQKQFVTRMTGHQNVVNDVKYSPDVKFIASASFDKSIRLWRAGDGAFICALRGHVQAVYTVSWSADSRLVLSGSKDSTLKVWSVKERKLVQELPGHADEVYGVDWAPDGSRVASGGKDKVLKLWAY, from the exons ATGGAAGTGGAAGAAAACGAACCAACAACGCGCACGGTGCAGGCCCGGTTCGTGTCGGACGTTGGAGAAGAAGCGGGCCCACCGTTGGCGCTGCCGATCAACGTCACCAAGGAGCAGCTGGAACTGATCTGCAATGCACTGCTGAAGAAT GAGCAACAAACGCCGTACCTGTTTTTCGTGAACGACGACGAGATCAAGGAATCGGTTGAGCAAACCGTCGACAGCAAGCGACTCAATGCGGAAGATGTGCTCGACATCGTGTACCAGCCGCAGGCCGTGTTTCGGGTGCGGGCCGTGTCGCGCTGCACCAGCACCATGCCCGGCCATGCCGAGGCAGTCGTTTCGCTCGCCTTCAGCCCGAACAGCATACATCTGGCTAGCGGCTCGGGCGACAAAACGCTACGGCTGTGGGATCTGAACACCGAGACGCCCCACTACACGTGCACTGGCCACCGGCAGTGGGTAATGTGTGTGGCCTGGGCACCGGATTCACTGAAGGTGGCGTCGGCTTGCAAGGCGGGCGAGATTCGCATCTGGTCCCCGGACACAGGCAAGCAGCTCGGCAGACCGCTCGTGGGCCACAAGAAGTGGATCAGCTGCCTGTCCTGGGAACCGTACCATCGCAATGCGGAGTGCCGGTATCTGGCGAGCGCGGGCAACGATAACGATGCGCGCATATGGGACGTGGTGTTGGGCACGTGCGTGAAGGTAATCGCTGGGCACACAGCGGCTGTCACGGCCGTCCGTTGGGGAGGTTCCGGGCTGCTCTACACCTCGTCCCGCGATCGGACGGTCAAGATGTGGCGAGCGGAGGACGGCGTACTGTGCAAAACGTTCACGGGCCACGCGCACTGGGTGAATAATTTGGCGCTCAACACGGACTACGTGCTGCGGACGGGCCCGTTTCACCCGGTGATGGACAAATTCAAGATGTACGGGGACGGCGCGGATAAGGACGCCCTCAAGCAGCTGGCGCTCGAGCGGTACGAGCAGGTGTGCCCGGACGGGGTGGAATCGTTCGTCTCGTGTTCGGACGACTTTACGCTGTATCTGTGGCGCGCGAACCAGAAACAGTTCGTGACGCGCATGACCGGCCACCAGAATGTGGTGAACGATGTGAAGTACTCGCCGGACGTGAAGTTTATTGCGTCCGCTTCGTTCGACAAATCGATCCGGCTGTGGCGGGCCGGCGATGGGGCGTTTATCTGTGCCTTGCGCGGTCACGTGCAGGCCGTCTACACGGTGAGCTGGTCGGCCGATTCGCGGCTAGTGCTTAGCGGCAGCAAGGACTCAACCCTCAAGGTGTGGAGTGTGAAGGAGCGCAAGCTGGTGCAGGAGCTGCCCGGACACGCGGACGAAGTGTACGGCGTGGATTGGGCACCGGACGGTTCCCGCGTTGCTTCCGGTGGCAAAGATAAGGTGTTAAAACT GTGGGCATATTAA